A single region of the Lysinibacillus sp. B2A1 genome encodes:
- a CDS encoding histidine kinase, which produces MFRKWPLVSIKNNWIWLAISTYLLLGIYLLYVTYSTPYLGITLKEENGQWLIIDPYYKEWANKHQISSGDIILKIDGVQVEEVNSLKYYPVIRGAKDLILMKQDGKIINIKIEPLDIPKQFIYVLVVPTCFYLLNLIITIYLYYKQRNTNLINLLILFILAVSLAYVSLGASGRLDSIGTIVNRSSMLLFLVFLIHFLRDYFLFLNLRWLFIQNIKIFYVIPLMIAIFSVLSIIFPFTNTLFSTITLWLFFILLVLILCVLGVSYYKNKAPQLKILLMSIIIPFLPFLFMYALPKIIFHDHIISADVSSVFLMLIPYSFIFTQLTERIFDMEYFITRLRHYFNFSFAFTIWLMIGLYWITDLSISRMTEIFFFTFLSLIALFYIKEKIDYRKRKILFSTKGDYIHRLYTTVDSIGRVVKIEDLLERFVQEVSLHLEIHHVYVLTYDFHTHAVTSTSKLKEYTQNQVDEVLIEQLRLGDIKKTAHFYIAFIHQDANFKRILVVDHNQSIYLKEEELLWLELLLLYLNNFIENTKMVEGLLEQLKHMKATDKSQMPWLNKLLWLRFEEEKYQLAQELHDTNLQEQLHIAREMDVLVRTKNTVDIQTKLSKIHEHMLASLNDLRGYCENLKPPLLDTLGLNAALEKLIQKIHKRAEFVLVYTIDRLYLEDERLNLMIYRLFQELLNNALKHSYADTVEINLFETEDGFEINYVDNGVGCKMDDIILADSMGIRGMQERVQAFNGQFSIITNLGEGMSIRIMVNEGNTSTTYGYEPYNKRQAYIG; this is translated from the coding sequence ATGTTTAGAAAATGGCCTTTGGTATCTATAAAAAATAATTGGATTTGGCTTGCTATAAGTACTTATCTTTTATTAGGCATTTATTTGCTTTATGTTACTTATAGCACGCCTTATTTAGGAATTACACTGAAGGAAGAAAATGGGCAATGGTTAATAATAGATCCATATTATAAAGAATGGGCAAACAAGCATCAAATCTCTTCAGGAGATATTATTCTTAAAATTGACGGTGTCCAAGTTGAAGAAGTAAATAGTTTAAAATATTATCCCGTAATAAGGGGAGCTAAAGACTTAATATTAATGAAACAAGATGGAAAGATAATTAACATAAAAATAGAGCCATTGGATATTCCAAAACAATTTATTTATGTATTGGTAGTTCCTACTTGTTTTTACTTGTTAAATTTAATAATTACTATTTATTTATACTATAAACAAAGGAATACGAATCTAATAAACTTGCTTATCTTATTCATACTTGCTGTGTCATTAGCCTATGTAAGCCTTGGTGCATCAGGTAGGTTAGATAGTATTGGAACAATTGTAAATCGAAGTAGTATGCTACTTTTCTTAGTTTTTTTGATTCATTTTCTAAGAGATTATTTTTTGTTTTTAAATTTAAGGTGGTTGTTTATACAAAATATTAAAATATTCTATGTAATACCCTTAATGATAGCTATTTTTAGCGTACTCAGTATTATATTCCCATTTACGAATACTTTATTTTCTACTATCACCTTGTGGTTATTTTTTATTTTACTTGTTTTAATTCTTTGTGTTTTAGGGGTAAGTTACTATAAAAATAAAGCCCCACAATTAAAAATTTTATTAATGAGTATAATTATCCCATTCTTGCCATTTCTTTTTATGTATGCTTTGCCGAAAATCATTTTCCATGATCATATCATCTCTGCTGATGTAAGCTCCGTATTCTTAATGCTCATCCCTTACAGCTTTATCTTTACACAACTCACTGAACGTATATTTGATATGGAATACTTCATTACACGCTTACGTCATTATTTTAATTTTTCCTTTGCCTTTACAATTTGGCTAATGATTGGTCTTTATTGGATTACTGATTTATCGATTTCAAGAATGACAGAAATCTTCTTTTTTACTTTTTTATCGTTAATTGCTCTTTTTTATATAAAAGAGAAGATTGATTATCGTAAGCGAAAAATTCTGTTTTCCACAAAGGGAGATTATATCCATCGATTGTATACGACTGTTGATAGTATAGGTAGAGTCGTGAAAATTGAGGATTTACTAGAAAGATTTGTTCAGGAAGTCTCCTTGCATCTGGAGATTCATCATGTTTATGTACTTACCTACGATTTTCACACACATGCTGTTACTTCAACGAGCAAATTAAAAGAATATACACAAAATCAAGTGGATGAAGTATTAATTGAGCAGCTACGGTTAGGAGATATTAAGAAAACGGCTCATTTTTACATTGCCTTTATTCATCAAGATGCAAACTTTAAGCGAATTCTAGTTGTCGATCATAATCAATCTATTTATTTAAAAGAAGAGGAATTACTATGGCTAGAGCTATTGCTTCTGTATTTAAATAATTTTATTGAAAATACGAAAATGGTTGAAGGTCTTTTAGAACAGTTAAAGCATATGAAAGCAACGGATAAAAGTCAGATGCCATGGCTCAATAAATTACTTTGGCTGCGATTTGAAGAAGAAAAATATCAATTGGCACAAGAGTTACACGATACAAACCTACAAGAACAACTACATATCGCAAGGGAAATGGATGTGCTTGTCCGAACAAAGAATACGGTAGATATTCAAACAAAGCTTTCGAAGATTCATGAACATATGCTAGCTTCTTTGAATGATTTAAGAGGCTATTGTGAAAATTTAAAGCCTCCTTTATTAGATACATTGGGCCTAAATGCAGCCCTTGAGAAGCTTATTCAAAAAATTCATAAACGTGCTGAATTTGTTCTAGTTTATACCATTGATCGTCTTTATTTAGAGGATGAGCGTTTAAACTTAATGATTTATCGTCTTTTCCAAGAGCTATTGAATAATGCCTTGAAACATTCGTATGCTGATACTGTTGAAATTAACCTATTTGAAACAGAAGATGGATTTGAGATTAATTATGTTGATAATGGTGTTGGCTGTAAGATGGATGATATTATTCTTGCTGATTCCATGGGGATTAGGGGGATGCAGGAACGGGTACAGGCTTTTAATGGTCAGTTCTCGATTATTACGAATTTAGGGGAAGGCATGTCCATTCGAATCATGGTGAATGAGGGGAATACTTCCACTACTTATGGCTACGAGCCTTATAATAAAAGGCAAGCTTATATAGGATAA
- a CDS encoding competence protein ComX produces MINMIQYLEKNPSLVSLLKEKKASLVGVTELEQKAIVDSFDEDVCLENGLWYL; encoded by the coding sequence ATGATTAACATGATTCAATATTTGGAAAAAAATCCGTCGTTAGTATCTTTGTTAAAAGAAAAAAAGGCTTCTCTTGTTGGTGTTACAGAACTTGAACAGAAGGCAATTGTAGATTCATTTGATGAAGATGTATGTTTAGAAAATGGCCTTTGGTATCTATAA
- a CDS encoding endonuclease V gives MLVLEKEEMILDFTSQQNDLKERISLQNNFLVNQISLVAGVDIAYWHKNNKEYGVCCIQVFDFSSKKLIEQVAYINEITVPYISGFLAFRELPLILEAVKKLKTHPSLYMFDGNGYLHKRHMGIATHAAFYLKKPAIGIAKTYYKIENIDFTMPNNIGGAFTNIEIDGEVYGRALRSRKDVKPIFVSCGNWIDLDTATNITMHFIDKDSRLPIPVRYADLATHQARKLHQDDV, from the coding sequence ATGTTAGTCTTGGAAAAAGAAGAAATGATACTAGACTTTACCTCACAACAAAATGATTTAAAGGAGCGAATTTCTCTACAAAATAATTTCTTAGTAAATCAAATTAGCCTTGTTGCTGGCGTAGATATTGCCTATTGGCATAAAAATAATAAAGAATATGGTGTTTGCTGTATACAAGTTTTTGATTTTAGTTCAAAAAAATTGATAGAGCAGGTTGCGTACATAAATGAAATTACCGTTCCTTATATTTCTGGGTTCTTGGCTTTTCGCGAACTGCCTCTTATTTTAGAAGCTGTGAAAAAGCTGAAAACTCATCCAAGCCTGTATATGTTTGATGGCAATGGTTATTTACATAAGCGTCATATGGGAATTGCCACACATGCTGCCTTCTACTTAAAGAAACCAGCAATTGGCATAGCGAAGACATACTACAAAATTGAAAATATAGATTTCACGATGCCTAACAATATTGGGGGAGCGTTTACTAATATCGAAATTGATGGAGAGGTATATGGGCGTGCGCTTAGAAGTAGAAAGGATGTTAAGCCTATATTTGTGTCGTGTGGAAACTGGATTGATTTAGACACAGCCACGAACATAACGATGCATTTTATTGATAAAGATAGCCGTCTACCAATCCCTGTAAGATATGCAGATTTAGCCACTCATCAGGCAAGGAAATTGCATCAAGATGATGTGTAA
- a CDS encoding AsnC family transcriptional regulator has product MICQQILDTIDIQILDILQKESQISNAEIARRVNLSPPATHTRIKRLEGEGFINRQVAILNQEKLGFDLLCYVFISTNIHQAEQLDILENALEAMSEVLECHCLTGEYDYLLKVVIRDRKELDGFIRKLNKLGISRIQTNLSLREIKNSTVLPITNVEFGK; this is encoded by the coding sequence ATCATTTGTCAGCAAATTTTAGATACAATCGATATACAAATCTTGGATATTTTGCAAAAGGAATCTCAAATAAGCAATGCCGAAATTGCAAGACGTGTTAATTTGTCCCCTCCAGCCACCCACACAAGAATTAAACGGTTAGAGGGTGAAGGGTTTATTAATAGACAAGTGGCGATTTTAAATCAAGAGAAGCTTGGTTTTGATTTACTGTGCTATGTTTTTATCAGCACAAATATCCATCAAGCCGAACAATTAGATATTTTAGAAAATGCTTTAGAGGCAATGTCGGAAGTATTAGAATGTCATTGTTTAACAGGGGAATACGATTACCTTCTAAAGGTAGTGATAAGAGACAGAAAGGAGCTTGATGGCTTTATAAGAAAGCTAAATAAGCTTGGGATATCTAGAATTCAAACTAACTTATCGTTAAGAGAAATAAAAAATTCTACAGTTTTGCCTATAACTAACGTAGAGTTTGGAAAGTAG
- a CDS encoding IS110 family transposase → MNFNTNEKINQVSENTLVIGIDIAKYKHFACAIDDRGRVLQKSFPIAQSHMGFEAFYERLLALKAIHDKQEILVGFEPTGHYWMNLAAFLTNYGIPFVMVNPMHVNRSKELDDNLQTKNDQKDALVIARLMRDGRFSYPRILAGVEAELRNGATLRAKIQEDLNALQNRIIRWLDRFFPEFTQVFKSFGKMAYAVLEKTPLPSDINGKTPEELLFLYRQVEGMKSPQLPKAKQLGEVAESSIGVTEGLVMARFEIATLLSQIQLMQTQLEKLTAQLIELAKQMTDYDYLASVPGIGDITIVDLLSEVGSLTQYAHPRQLIKLAGLTLRENSSGQQKGQKRISKRGRRQLRALLFRVMMPLIKHNPAFRALHEYYTTRANNPLRKKQSIVVLCGKLVKILHALCKKKTMFDEHQMMKDFAHLQMTA, encoded by the coding sequence ATGAATTTTAATACGAATGAAAAAATTAATCAAGTTTCTGAAAATACGCTTGTCATCGGTATTGACATCGCGAAGTATAAACATTTTGCATGTGCCATCGATGATCGTGGTCGTGTGCTTCAAAAATCATTTCCGATTGCTCAATCACACATGGGATTTGAAGCTTTTTATGAACGATTACTTGCGTTAAAGGCGATACATGATAAACAGGAAATCCTCGTTGGTTTCGAGCCAACAGGTCACTACTGGATGAACTTAGCTGCGTTTTTAACAAACTACGGCATTCCTTTTGTGATGGTGAATCCGATGCACGTCAATCGCTCGAAGGAACTCGATGATAACCTACAAACGAAAAATGACCAAAAGGATGCACTAGTGATTGCTCGTCTAATGCGCGATGGACGCTTCAGCTATCCACGTATTTTAGCGGGTGTAGAAGCAGAACTTCGCAACGGCGCGACATTGCGTGCCAAAATACAAGAAGACTTAAATGCGCTTCAAAATCGGATCATTCGTTGGCTCGATCGCTTTTTTCCTGAATTTACTCAAGTATTTAAAAGTTTTGGGAAGATGGCCTATGCGGTGCTTGAAAAAACACCTCTACCATCGGATATCAATGGAAAAACACCGGAAGAACTGCTCTTCCTTTATCGCCAAGTAGAGGGAATGAAAAGTCCCCAACTACCAAAGGCAAAGCAATTGGGCGAGGTAGCAGAAAGCTCCATTGGAGTGACAGAAGGTCTTGTGATGGCACGTTTTGAAATTGCCACACTCCTCTCTCAAATCCAATTGATGCAGACACAACTTGAAAAATTAACGGCACAGCTCATTGAGCTAGCCAAACAAATGACGGATTATGACTATTTAGCATCTGTTCCTGGAATTGGTGATATCACGATAGTCGATTTACTTTCAGAGGTCGGTTCACTCACACAATATGCGCATCCACGCCAATTAATCAAATTAGCGGGACTCACATTGCGTGAAAACTCCTCTGGTCAGCAAAAAGGACAAAAGCGCATCTCCAAGCGAGGTCGTCGTCAATTACGTGCGCTCCTGTTCCGCGTAATGATGCCGTTAATCAAACATAACCCAGCTTTTCGAGCGTTACACGAATACTACACCACACGTGCCAACAATCCACTGCGTAAAAAGCAATCGATCGTTGTGCTATGTGGCAAGTTAGTAAAGATTTTACATGCCTTGTGCAAAAAGAAAACGATGTTTGATGAACATCAAATGATGAAGGATTTCGCCCATCTTCAGATGACTGCCTAA
- a CDS encoding SMI1/KNR4 family protein, with product MIKLTMEKLKIHLDQLFSPFLNPPASEEEIQKVEKEMGIKFPDDIRALYLMHNGETEDGPGLFFGLPFLSLNDVLQEWHVWEQLEEEFAMEGSSYSVPTGYIKERYINRSWIPISKDFGGNNIGIDVDPDEKGRIGQVINFGRDEEVKYVIATQLSDFLEFITETILQGNYQIEQEEDYLYWNYNDSTHFLDALKSLELPVLKPISHISKADTSKWTQDLDSLWKEIIQEDYSNPENFIKSKQLYLIGKKLTHIQPLQFCTEVKELILTSNQLTDITPLNNMLSLKKLYLIKNPLSDLTPLANLEHLQELNINYTKVFDIAPLVSMPRLKNLEMDQTDIYDFSILQQCQALESLSVSIVNKEQLKQIAQIKTLKQLDIHQLENIEEDDLLQLAHLNNLQIITFEKCYLKNLDCFSSNHQLREIILKNAVLEDGTVIGALKNLKSLKLEGSTVENLEVIAKSSSLKKFTGSFEQFYYLKDLFHQAIDFSTIVGGMTAEEQKVWHQYLDTHRV from the coding sequence ATGATTAAGCTGACAATGGAAAAATTAAAGATTCATTTAGACCAACTATTTTCGCCTTTTTTAAATCCCCCAGCCTCAGAGGAAGAGATACAGAAGGTTGAAAAGGAGATGGGTATAAAATTTCCTGATGATATAAGAGCGCTCTATCTAATGCATAATGGAGAGACTGAAGACGGGCCCGGTTTGTTCTTTGGATTGCCGTTTTTATCATTAAATGATGTTTTGCAGGAATGGCATGTATGGGAGCAGTTAGAAGAGGAGTTTGCAATGGAGGGGAGTTCTTATTCAGTCCCAACTGGATACATAAAAGAAAGGTATATTAATCGTTCATGGATACCTATTAGTAAAGATTTTGGCGGTAATAATATTGGCATCGATGTCGATCCAGATGAAAAAGGGCGAATAGGTCAGGTCATTAATTTTGGGCGTGATGAGGAAGTAAAATATGTCATAGCTACTCAATTATCGGATTTTCTAGAATTTATCACTGAAACCATTTTACAGGGGAATTATCAAATTGAACAAGAGGAAGACTATCTCTACTGGAATTATAATGACAGCACCCATTTTTTAGATGCACTGAAAAGCCTTGAATTGCCTGTTCTAAAACCTATATCTCATATTTCCAAAGCGGACACTAGTAAATGGACGCAAGATTTAGATTCTCTATGGAAAGAAATCATACAAGAGGATTATTCTAATCCAGAGAATTTTATTAAAAGTAAGCAGCTTTACTTAATTGGGAAAAAACTCACGCATATTCAACCGCTACAATTTTGTACAGAAGTAAAAGAATTAATTTTAACTAGCAATCAATTGACTGATATAACTCCTTTAAATAACATGCTTTCTCTAAAGAAACTCTATTTAATTAAGAATCCGTTAAGTGATTTAACGCCATTAGCGAATCTGGAGCATTTGCAAGAATTAAATATTAATTATACAAAGGTTTTCGATATAGCCCCATTAGTCAGTATGCCACGATTGAAAAATCTGGAAATGGATCAAACAGATATTTACGATTTTTCAATCCTTCAACAATGCCAGGCACTTGAATCCTTATCCGTTTCAATTGTAAATAAAGAACAATTAAAACAAATTGCTCAAATTAAGACTTTAAAACAATTAGACATTCATCAGCTGGAAAATATCGAAGAGGACGATTTATTGCAGTTAGCGCACCTGAATAATTTGCAAATAATAACATTTGAAAAGTGTTATTTGAAAAATCTAGATTGTTTTTCATCCAATCATCAGCTGCGAGAAATCATTTTAAAGAATGCTGTACTTGAGGATGGAACAGTAATTGGAGCACTAAAAAATTTAAAAAGCTTAAAATTAGAAGGGTCAACAGTTGAGAATCTTGAGGTTATTGCAAAATCTTCCTCGCTTAAAAAATTTACAGGATCATTCGAGCAATTTTATTACTTAAAAGACCTTTTTCATCAGGCCATTGACTTTTCTACTATTGTTGGTGGAATGACGGCTGAGGAGCAGAAAGTCTGGCATCAGTATTTAGATACTCATAGGGTCTAA
- a CDS encoding SMI1/KNR4 family protein, protein MNTQANNLWKCIIEKKGKDALNLQPGATAEEFQLIENTLGVTLPQEMKSFYSIYNGQVWDLGIEPFVRNLTLSPIAEIIDNWMFLQEEFDPDDLLPDIEYGVGVQPLLWHEKWIPIAENGGGDYLCLDTDPTEEGVVGQVLYFWHDWGSRTTDAKSLFEFLEKCLHEENDSSFE, encoded by the coding sequence TTGAATACTCAAGCGAATAATTTATGGAAATGTATCATTGAAAAAAAAGGCAAGGATGCATTGAATCTTCAACCTGGCGCGACAGCTGAAGAATTTCAGCTAATTGAAAATACTTTAGGTGTTACACTTCCACAGGAAATGAAAAGTTTTTATAGCATTTATAATGGACAAGTATGGGATTTAGGGATAGAGCCTTTTGTTAGAAATTTAACACTTTCTCCTATTGCGGAAATTATTGATAATTGGATGTTCCTACAGGAGGAATTTGACCCAGATGATCTGCTTCCAGATATAGAGTATGGTGTTGGGGTTCAACCATTGCTTTGGCATGAAAAATGGATACCTATTGCAGAAAATGGTGGAGGCGATTATCTTTGTCTTGATACTGATCCAACAGAAGAAGGAGTGGTGGGACAGGTGTTGTATTTTTGGCATGATTGGGGAAGCCGAACAACCGATGCAAAGAGTCTTTTTGAATTTCTAGAAAAATGTTTACACGAAGAAAATGATTCGAGTTTTGAATAG